A genomic segment from Colletotrichum higginsianum IMI 349063 chromosome 5, whole genome shotgun sequence encodes:
- a CDS encoding tRNA-splicing endonuclease subunit Sen34 has product MSTSNATKVPLVRISKIADRYLVFDAQDVAVIRRDHNICSVLVGTTPQNPTQNVFLSLPLELLPEEASVLVEKKVGRLVDETSHHLSSLRSSDKATRQGYIALLKDRRHKAQKLLAEDHVKKAATEQTRRAKGAMASPAAPEADDLFGLFSPGTPAHDSRGKSRDSADVNLSLTVTPTTSCGLQAPGGGACDAVRLPAAGALHRHLQSKGYFMTPGLRFGADYSVYPGDPLRFHAHFLATNYAWDEKIPMLDVVGSGRLGTSVKKGFLFGGEVPFMDESPKRVRAFCVEWAGM; this is encoded by the coding sequence TCAAGACGTGGCCGTAATTAGGCGCGATCACAATATCTGCTCCGTGTTGGTGGGAACCACACCCCAGAACCCAACGCAAAATGTGTTCTTGAGTCTGCCGCTTGAGCTACTTCCGGAGGAGGCCAGCGTgctcgtcgagaagaaggtaggccgtctcgtcgacgagactTCACACCACTTGTCGTCGCTTCGCTCCTCGGACAAAGCTACCCGTCAGGGATACATTGCACTTCTAAAGGACCGCCGTCACAAGGCTCAGAAGCTATTGGCCGAGGATCATGTCAAGAAGGCAGCGACTGAACAGACTCGGAGGGCGAAGGGCGCCATGGCATCTCCTGCCGCCCCAGAAGCTGATGACCTGTTCGGTTTGTTTTCCCCAGGAACGCCCGCGCATGACAGTCGTGGTAAATCTCGCGATTCTGCCGATGTCAATTTGTCCTTGACGGTCACGCCCACAACAAGCTGTGGGTTGCAAGCACCGGGGGGCGGTGCATGTGACGCCGTGCGTCTGCCTGCTGCCGGCGCTCTGCATCGACACTTGCAGTCAAAGGGATATTTCATGACGCCTGGTTTGCGGTTCGGCGCCGACTATAGTGTCTATCCTGGTGACCCACTAAGATTCCATGCTCACTTCCTCGCCACAAACTACGCCTGGGACGAAAAAATACCCATGCTTGATGTTGTTGGCAGCGGTCGCTTGGGCACATCGGTCAAGAAGGGTTTCTTAtttggcggcgaggttcCATTCATGGATGAATCGCCGAAACGGGTGCGCGCATTTTGTGTTGAATGGGCTGGGATGTAG
- a CDS encoding 3' exoribonuclease — MTDRRRINGPPGATLPPVYDISNQTSASRARPGNTIRGLFLKTGVTPTASGSAYMEIEPPYGHVSSKSKVNGMKLICTVHGPRSLPRSAPFSPYLVLSTHVKYAPFATRQRRSYLRDSSERDISVHLDTALRGVIIADRWPKSGVDVIVTIIEGDQEREASHFQGNEEWDMMNVLSGCVTVAAAALADAGIDCVDMVTGGVAALVASDKGDTNTPSIVLDPVSLEHESILAACCVAYLPNRAEITNLWVKGQLPPSDASLHTKLIGRAIQASKGNYRAVLERLQNNQPPNS; from the exons ATGACTGATCGGCGGAGAATCAACGGGCCGCCCGGCGCAACATTGCCACCGGTCTACGATATCAGCAACCAAACCTCGGCCTCTCGGGCAAGGCCAGGAAATACCATTCGGGGCTTGT TCCTCAAGACTGGCGTGACCCCGACGGCATCGGGTTCAGCCTACATGGAAATCGAACCGCCTTACGGTCATGTGAGCTCAAAGTCCAAGGTCAACGGGATGAAGCTCATCTGCACCGTTCATGGGCCTCGTTCCCTCCCACGATCTGCACCATTCTCACCCTATTTGGTACTCTCAACCCACGTCAAATACGCTCCTTTCGCTACGCGTCAACGCCGCAGCTATCTTCGCGACTCGAGTGAAAGGGACATCAGCGTCCACCTTGACACGGCTCTTCGTGGAGTCATCATCGCTGACCGATGGCCCAAGAGTGGCGTTGATGTTATTGTTACCATCATCGAAGGTGATCAGGAGCGAGAAGCCTCTCATTTTCAAGGCAACGAGGAATGGGATATGATGAACGTTCTCAGTGGGTGCGTCACCGTTGCCGCAGCCGCTCTTGCGGATGCTGGCATTGATTGTGTGGACATGGTCACAGGCGGTGTTGCAGCTCTTGTCGCTTCAGATAAGGGCGACACGAACACGCCATCCATTGTGCTGGATCCAGTCTCCCTGGAACACGAGAGTATTCTGGCTGCCTGTTGTGTTGCCTACTTGCCCAATCGCGCTGAGATTACCAACCTCTGGGTAAAAGGCCAACTTCCGCCGTCCGACGCGTCGTTGCATACAAAACTCATAGGCCGTGCCATTCAAGCTTCCAAGGGCAACTACCGTGCTGTTCTTGAAAGACTACAAAACAACCAACCGCCTAACAGCTAG
- a CDS encoding Ubiquitin-protein ligase — protein MDTAQQPITLDNLGVWQNLSLWTADRLQYAVNVTKLAPSLEDLVWAGPRMIRKLTAHLHLPFPDSLEALGQRVIPEATGPGIMRTTDAVTIAALSMDIPPPIGIPHGPGPGVLTDPDTAAASPNFSMEGAKGLGSVFSYATSKWALCCIAMAIVLNRTHIFAATRRRLRLTLPVRLLLRGLPVLLFLVQARGILRSIQCQTSPDFSELRWGNTSKSSELMFSQAGGFLHTMSSALLLGASDEVSCTAVGMVPVNIDDTSQDLRGSLSLLWPLFGTFCLSQFLETVSCAVQGRPVAAETGMTLFEHSLAFAEADAAISNQLGWGLFTQSQAAEAASSAGGTIAISRSMILRRVNTSPEVLLVAFLSTMSHITSHVLGIFNLQAKFRLVSTGFWGLCFMASILWSAFTFSLDDPARQGLLRFPTVCIIGFIPHVLVLGGIIVCLIIYLLALGLAALGQTGQRLTLRERLAQAHGNMQANLSVSDIRVSMEMDFYTALLRTGFGAITMASEAVYLNEDRDVIMRPHTWLEEERYQELEELRTQWIAAGATDSHYDTIGTIGLVPVKEDHMLTTNGYVRERAAQKVPKSRSGERRLRDGVGAAERSGRWLMALDFLMNINRLIFRTWATAMLKILSKIGIRHPKFLLWVIRRPKLTNDTKSTNTGGRDHPPADSVEASLNIPRIDGVDVESEFRQQAWSVSQSWAPVDEADLDSKLYGWWLRGGWWGTKDNSGEYQPPVSGDEDGDDDTTSVLSFSTNDEREWESEGDGQRTPTQSRSWVSREATPMPEDSLQLSDLARLLHPSNPEEREEAYALAAHLGSDRIMTRSQYRRSQQLQRTRILQPAGRTSRATTRLAKMTPDEESQRLEQLLLSRRAQSTRPEDGASTWAEGAAGLGPDGPQCVVCQSSPRTIIVWPCRCLSLCDDCRVSLAMNNFDKCVCCRREVISFSRIYVP, from the coding sequence ATGGACACTGCTCAACAACCCATTACGCTGGACAACCTCGGGGTCTGGCAAAACCTCTCGTTGTGGACTGCTGACCGCCTTCAATACGCCGTTAACGTCACTAAGCTCGCTCCTTCCCTCGAAGACCTGGTATGGGCTGGCCCGAGAATGATCCGAAAGCTCACGGCCCATCTACATCTCCCCTTCCCCGATTCACTTGAAGCTCTTGGTCAGAGAGTCATACCCGAAGCGACTGGCCCTGGCATCATGCGTACTACCGACGCTGTCACGATTGCCGCCTTAAGCATGGACATCCCACCTCCAATAGGCATTCCTCATGGGCCAGGGCCTGGTGTTTTGACCGATCCCGATACCGCTGCTGCCTCCCCAAACTTCTCCATGGAGGGCGCAAAAGGCCTTGGCAGTGTCTTTAGCTATGCTACTAGCAAATGGGCGCTCTGCTGTATTGCCATGGCCATTGTCCTCAACCGTACCCATATATTTGCCGCCACACGGCGACGCTTGCGCCTGACCTTACCCGTTCGACTTCTGCTCCGTGGTCTCCCagtcctcctcttcctggTTCAAGCCCGAGGGATCTTGCGCTCGATCCAGTGCCAGACCTCTCCAGATTTCTCCGAACTGCGATGGGGAAACACAAGTAAGAGTTCTGAACTGATGTTCTCTCAAGCTGGAGGCTTCCTTCATACCATGAGCTCTGCACTCTTGCTAGGGGCTTCAGACGAAGTATCATGCACGGCGGTGGGCATGGTGCCGGTAAACATTGATGATACGTCACAGGACCTGCGGGGCTCGCTGTCTCTGTTATGGCCGCTCTTTGGGACTTTTTGTCTGAGCCAGTTCCTAGAGACGGTCTCCTGCGCCGTTCAGGGCCGCCCTGTAGCAGCGGAAACGGGTATGACACTATTCGAACACTCTCTTGCTTTTGCCGAAGCCGATGCCGCTATCAGCAACCAACTTGGCTGGGGCTTGTTTACTCAGTCacaagcagcagaagcagcgtcaagcgccggcggcaccatTGCCATCAGTCGTTCCATGATTCTGAGAAGGGTAAACACTTCGCCTGAGGTTTTACTCGTCGCTTTTCTTTCGACCATGAGTCACATTACCAGCCATGTCCTGGGCATTTTCAATCTTCAGGCTAAATTTCGGCTCGTCAGTACTGGTTTCTGGGGCCTCTGCTTCATGGCGAGCATTCTCTGGAGTGCCTTTACTTTCTCTCTGGACGATCCAGCGAGGCAAGGTCTACTCAGGTTTCCTACGGTTTGCATCATCGGCTTCATCCCCCatgttcttgttcttggggGGATTATCGTCTGCCTGATCATATACCTACTTGCTCTTGGTCTCGCCGCTCTCGGACAAACAGGCCAGAGACTCACTCTTCGAGAACGATTAGCCCAAGCCCACGGAAACATGCAGGCCAACCTTTCAGTCTCTGACATCCGCGTCAGCATGGAAATGGACTTTTACACAGCCTTGCTACGAACTGGCTTCGGCGCTATTACCATGGCAAGCGAAGCCGTTTACCTGAACGAAGACAGAGACGTTATTATGCGGCCCCATACGTGGCTCGAGGAGGAACGGTATCAAGAACTCGAGGAACTGCGGACGCAATGGATCGCAGCTGGCGCCACCGACTCCCATTACGACACGATAGGAACCATCGGCCTAGTGCCAGTGAAAGAAGATCACATGTTGACTACCAACGGTTATGTTCGCGAACGAGCAGCGCAGAAGGTGCCCAAGTCCCGGTCAGGGGAGCGACGCCTGAGGGATGGTGTCGGCGCTGCGGAAAGAAGCGGCAGATGGCTAATGGCGTTGGATTTCCTCATGAACATCAACAGGCTGATATTCCGGACCTGGGCCACAGCCATGCTGAAAATCTTGTCCAAGATCGGCATCCGCCATCCAAAGTTCCTGCTTTGGGTTATTCGTCGACCAAAACTGACCAATGACACGAAGAGTACGAATACTGGAGGCCGTGACCACCCTCCTGCAGACTCTGTCGAGGCGTCCCTCAACATACCCAGGATCGATGGTGTTGACGTCGAGTCCGAGTTCAGACAACAAGCGTGGAGTGTAAGCCAGAGCTGGGCtcccgtcgacgaggctgaTCTCGACTCGAAGCTCTACGGGTGGTGGCTCAGAGGAGGATGGTGGGGTACAAAAGACAACAGCGGCGAATACCAACCACCCGTGTctggcgacgaagacggcgacgacgatacCACCAGCGTTTTGTCCTTTAGTACCAACGATGAGAGAGAATGGGAGTCGGAAGGGGATGGGCAAAGAACGCCTACGCAGTCCAGGTCCTGGGTGTCCCGGGAAGCTACACCAATGCCCGAGGATTCACTTCAATTGTCGGACTTGGCACGCCTGCTGCATCCCAGCAATccggaggagagagaggaggcgTACGCCCTAGCTGCTCACCTGGGCAGCGACAGAATCATGACCCGATCTCAGTATCGCAGATCACAGCAGCTACAGAGAACGAGGATCCTACAACCAGCCGGGCGGACCAGCCGTGCCACGACGCGGCTGGCCAAGATGACGCCGGACGAGGAGTCCCAACGCTTGGAGCAGTTGTTACTATCTCGCCGCGCCCAATCTACGCGCCCCGAGGACGGTGCATCGACATGGGCAGAGGGGGCTGCTGGCCTCGGACCGGATGGCCCGCAATGTGTTGTCTGCCAGAGTTCTCCTCGCACCATTATCGTGTGGCCTTGCCGCTGCCTGAGCTTGTGTGACGACTGTCGCGTGTCTTTGGCTATGAACAACTTTGACAAGTGTGTCTGCTGTCGCAGAGAAGTCATCAGTTTCAGCAGGATTTATGTCCCTTGA